In Spirochaeta thermophila DSM 6578, the following proteins share a genomic window:
- a CDS encoding type B 50S ribosomal protein L31 yields the protein MKKGIHPEYRLVAFRDASTGTIFLAHSTVKTKETVTYEGKEYPLCNLEISSASHPFFTGKQKLVDTAGRIERFRKKYNIKE from the coding sequence ATGAAAAAGGGTATCCATCCCGAATACAGGCTTGTGGCGTTCAGGGATGCGTCGACGGGTACGATCTTCCTCGCCCACTCGACCGTGAAGACCAAGGAGACGGTGACCTACGAGGGCAAGGAATATCCCCTCTGCAACCTGGAGATCTCCAGCGCCTCGCATCCGTTCTTCACGGGGAAACAGAAGCTGGTGGACACGGCGGGGCGGATCGAGCGCTTCAGGAAGAAGTACAACATCAAAGAATAG
- the rho gene encoding transcription termination factor Rho produces MALLRRRRNESTEDTTSIAGEGDLFGDLAPAGEEKPPSDPSETGEMEASEKTEAAEKGAAPEGEERPGDDAGDRSEPPSEESVGAEDAAPAEPEEAAGQAEAEEEPQSAPQKVQRRGRRRKIKVAIVKDGERQNGNGHARKPVSQAFVPPISPPPNAEGVGEEHTPPMPSVDARGPSRIERLATWIHELVKPYRPYRMILPNDPAGITINELILLDMKEIRGIAEYLGVKHDDLVAFRKQELIYEILKQYTHRGGNIYAYGALEILPDGYGFLRSPQNNFLNGTDDIYLSPSQIRLFNLKTGDTVFGQIRLPNKEGERYFAMLRVESINFTDPSVAQQRIPFENLTPVYPNERLDLETREGNISTRMINLFCPIGKGQRGLIVSPPRTGKTILLQQIANAITENHPEVYLIVLLIDERPEEVTDMQRNVEAEVISSTFDEQAKNHVQVAEMVLEKAKRLVEHGHDVVILLDSITRLARAYNQTVPTSGKILSGGVDSNALHRPKRFFGAARNIENGGSLTIVATALIDTGSRMDEVIFEEFKGTGNMEVHLDRRLADRRLFPAINIKKSGTRKEELLLAPMELQRIWILRKFLNPLDDVEIIEFLIDKMSKTKNNEVFLNSMNTPLVPNEGM; encoded by the coding sequence ATGGCACTATTGCGCAGAAGACGAAACGAATCCACTGAAGACACGACATCCATCGCAGGAGAAGGGGATCTCTTCGGGGATCTCGCGCCTGCCGGAGAAGAGAAGCCGCCTTCCGATCCCTCGGAGACCGGAGAGATGGAAGCCTCTGAGAAGACCGAAGCCGCCGAGAAGGGCGCAGCCCCTGAAGGCGAGGAGCGACCGGGAGACGATGCCGGCGACCGGTCCGAGCCCCCTTCCGAGGAATCCGTGGGCGCCGAGGATGCGGCTCCTGCGGAGCCCGAAGAAGCAGCAGGGCAGGCGGAGGCGGAGGAGGAACCGCAGAGCGCACCACAGAAGGTGCAGAGGCGGGGCAGGAGGCGGAAGATCAAGGTGGCCATCGTGAAGGACGGCGAACGTCAGAACGGCAACGGCCATGCGCGAAAACCCGTCTCCCAGGCGTTCGTGCCGCCGATCTCGCCTCCTCCCAATGCAGAAGGGGTGGGCGAAGAGCACACGCCCCCCATGCCTTCGGTGGACGCACGCGGGCCTTCGAGGATAGAGCGGCTCGCCACCTGGATCCACGAACTGGTGAAGCCCTACCGGCCGTATCGCATGATCCTCCCCAACGACCCTGCGGGGATCACCATCAACGAGCTCATCCTCCTCGATATGAAGGAGATACGGGGGATCGCCGAGTACCTGGGCGTGAAACACGACGATCTGGTCGCCTTCAGGAAGCAGGAGCTCATCTACGAGATCCTCAAGCAGTACACCCACAGGGGCGGAAACATCTACGCATACGGTGCCCTCGAGATTCTTCCGGACGGGTACGGGTTCCTCAGGTCGCCTCAGAACAACTTCCTCAATGGGACCGACGACATCTATCTCTCGCCCTCGCAGATACGGCTTTTCAACCTGAAGACCGGAGATACGGTCTTCGGTCAGATACGCCTCCCCAACAAGGAGGGGGAGCGGTATTTCGCGATGCTCCGGGTGGAGAGCATCAACTTCACCGATCCTTCGGTGGCCCAGCAGCGGATTCCGTTCGAGAACCTCACCCCGGTCTATCCGAACGAGCGGCTCGATCTCGAGACCAGGGAGGGGAACATCTCCACCCGAATGATCAATCTCTTCTGTCCCATAGGAAAGGGGCAGAGGGGCCTCATCGTCTCCCCACCGCGTACCGGTAAGACGATCCTCCTCCAGCAGATCGCCAATGCGATCACCGAGAACCATCCCGAGGTGTACCTCATCGTCCTCCTCATCGACGAGCGACCTGAGGAAGTCACCGACATGCAGCGGAACGTGGAGGCCGAGGTGATCTCCTCCACGTTCGACGAGCAGGCGAAGAACCACGTACAGGTGGCGGAGATGGTGCTGGAGAAGGCCAAGCGCCTCGTGGAGCACGGCCACGACGTGGTGATCCTGCTCGACTCCATCACGCGACTCGCCCGGGCCTACAACCAGACCGTGCCTACGTCCGGGAAGATCCTCTCCGGTGGTGTCGACTCCAATGCCCTGCATCGTCCCAAGCGGTTCTTCGGGGCGGCGCGGAACATAGAGAACGGCGGGAGCCTCACCATCGTGGCGACGGCGCTCATCGATACGGGGAGCCGCATGGACGAGGTGATCTTCGAGGAGTTCAAGGGTACGGGTAACATGGAGGTGCACCTCGACAGGCGGCTCGCGGACAGGAGGCTCTTCCCTGCCATCAACATCAAGAAGTCGGGTACGCGGAAGGAGGAGCTCCTCCTCGCTCCCATGGAGCTCCAGCGGATCTGGATACTGCGCAAGTTCCTCAACCCGCTCGACGACGTGGAGATCATCGAGTTCCTCATTGACAAAATGTCGAAAACCAAGAATAATGAGGTGTTCCTCAATTCCATGAATACACCGCTTGTCCCCAACGAGGGGATGTAG
- a CDS encoding nicotinamide-nucleotide amidohydrolase family protein, whose amino-acid sequence MHASIVVFGTELLRGRVRDSHVQYLSRELGLLGVEVREALVLPDDPALGHEELSRMIERGGVVLVCGGLGPTSDDHGRELLASCAGVPLVFREDVWQALVERYPHLREVPSNRRQAYVPEGFEALPNPAGTAPGLWGRVGETWVAALPGPPVELARVFEDEVAPRIRAISGRASDTGERMYTTYLIPESALEDALAPWEGRLTWATQAQPGRVFLVLSGGDEETIRACVTSLEERFLPVLVFEGEKDLFVLLKEALARRGLTVGFAESCTGGRLSSSLTRVAGSSEIFWGGVVTYSNEAKERFLGVRPETLQTFGAVSRQTVEEMVRGVFDRMPVDVAAAVSGIAGPSGGSPEKPVGTVWVGVGRRGGRSRTFRALLRGDRERIQHKSTLLAGLLTYVLVQEEDWLDRKELADYIENKLT is encoded by the coding sequence ATGCACGCATCAATCGTCGTCTTCGGTACAGAGCTTCTTCGGGGCAGGGTGAGGGACAGCCATGTGCAGTACCTCTCCCGCGAGCTCGGGCTCCTGGGCGTGGAGGTGAGGGAGGCGCTCGTGCTCCCCGACGATCCTGCGCTCGGGCATGAGGAGCTCTCCCGCATGATCGAGCGGGGTGGAGTGGTGCTGGTGTGTGGGGGGCTCGGGCCCACGAGCGACGATCACGGGAGAGAGCTTCTGGCCTCGTGCGCGGGTGTGCCGCTCGTCTTCAGAGAAGATGTGTGGCAGGCCCTCGTCGAGCGGTATCCCCACCTGCGGGAGGTTCCCTCCAACCGCCGGCAGGCCTACGTACCCGAAGGGTTCGAGGCCCTGCCCAACCCCGCGGGGACCGCACCGGGACTCTGGGGCAGGGTGGGGGAGACGTGGGTGGCCGCGCTTCCAGGCCCTCCCGTGGAGCTCGCCCGGGTATTCGAGGATGAGGTTGCGCCTCGCATCAGGGCGATCTCCGGGAGGGCGAGCGATACCGGCGAGCGGATGTATACCACCTATCTCATCCCCGAGTCGGCCCTGGAAGACGCCCTCGCACCCTGGGAGGGGAGGCTCACCTGGGCCACGCAGGCCCAGCCGGGGAGGGTGTTTCTCGTGCTCTCGGGTGGAGACGAGGAGACCATCCGCGCGTGCGTGACCTCGCTCGAGGAGCGGTTCCTCCCCGTGCTCGTCTTCGAAGGGGAGAAGGATCTGTTCGTCCTTCTCAAGGAGGCCCTAGCCCGCCGTGGGCTCACGGTGGGTTTCGCCGAGTCGTGTACCGGCGGGAGACTCTCCTCATCGCTCACGAGGGTGGCCGGCTCTTCGGAGATATTCTGGGGAGGGGTGGTGACCTATAGCAACGAGGCGAAAGAACGGTTCCTCGGCGTGCGGCCCGAGACATTGCAGACCTTCGGGGCGGTGTCCCGACAGACCGTGGAGGAGATGGTGCGGGGTGTATTCGACCGCATGCCCGTGGACGTGGCTGCCGCGGTCTCCGGGATTGCCGGGCCTTCAGGGGGGAGCCCCGAGAAACCGGTGGGCACGGTGTGGGTGGGAGTGGGCAGGAGAGGCGGCCGAAGCCGTACCTTCAGGGCCCTCCTTCGCGGTGACCGGGAGCGGATACAACACAAGAGCACGCTCCTCGCGGGGCTGCTCACGTACGTTTTGGTGCAGGAGGAAGACTGGCTTGACAGGAAGGAGCTTGCAGACTATATTGAAAATAAACTGACGTGA
- a CDS encoding bactofilin family protein produces the protein MDILSVVGVPQPAHRIGPEARVTGTLRVKEPLVIEGRFEGRIEGGSVVAVASGAMVRADIVADAVVIAGRVEGDVEASSKVYLFSGCEMYGSIRTARISIADDAVFEGSCEMLRAPDEIDIFAYTVDQLRYSLKKVK, from the coding sequence ATGGATATACTTTCGGTTGTCGGTGTACCGCAGCCCGCCCACAGGATAGGGCCTGAGGCCAGGGTAACGGGTACGCTCAGGGTGAAAGAGCCGCTGGTGATAGAGGGGCGTTTTGAAGGAAGGATAGAGGGGGGCAGCGTGGTAGCGGTGGCCTCCGGCGCAATGGTGAGGGCCGACATCGTGGCCGATGCAGTGGTGATCGCGGGCAGGGTGGAAGGCGATGTTGAGGCCTCTTCGAAGGTGTATCTCTTCTCGGGGTGCGAGATGTACGGCTCCATCCGTACTGCGCGTATCAGCATCGCCGACGATGCGGTCTTCGAAGGTTCCTGTGAGATGCTTCGTGCGCCGGATGAGATCGACATCTTCGCCTACACGGTGGACCAGCTTCGATACTCGCTCAAGAAGGTGAAGTAG
- a CDS encoding tetratricopeptide repeat protein, protein MISETKKKVLEYFARGRNYYKMMEFEKAREEFAKALALDPEDGPSKVYYARCLHYMKNPPPEDWDGVFEMTTK, encoded by the coding sequence GTGATCTCCGAGACCAAGAAAAAGGTCCTGGAGTACTTCGCCCGGGGGCGCAACTACTACAAGATGATGGAATTCGAGAAGGCCAGGGAGGAGTTCGCCAAGGCCCTGGCCCTGGATCCCGAGGATGGCCCCTCTAAGGTGTACTACGCGCGCTGTCTTCACTACATGAAGAACCCGCCGCCCGAGGATTGGGACGGCGTATTCGAGATGACCACGAAGTAG
- a CDS encoding response regulator transcription factor — MEKKKILIVDDEEINLEFFEIMLSKLGFEVYKARDGEEALLVMKEQRPDLVLLDNIMPKLSGWEVTRIVKQEPDYRDVAHIPIVMFSAMDDVRDKIEGFELGVEDYITKPFNFSEVLARINSVLRHQDMARQLVQRERRLAVLESLNKSLAYFARHMREPLSVLIDESREVDASDPKTVEAFFGKVREVAEKSLAALNALEEEVEELSRQDSSLKEGEISLDDLEERYQRHFKVWKEREIV, encoded by the coding sequence ATGGAAAAGAAGAAGATCCTTATAGTCGACGACGAAGAGATCAATCTCGAGTTCTTCGAGATCATGCTGAGCAAGTTGGGGTTCGAGGTCTACAAGGCGAGGGACGGAGAAGAGGCCTTACTGGTGATGAAGGAGCAGCGACCCGATCTCGTCCTCCTCGACAACATCATGCCGAAACTTTCGGGCTGGGAGGTGACCCGCATCGTGAAGCAGGAGCCCGACTACAGGGACGTGGCGCACATTCCCATCGTGATGTTCTCGGCGATGGACGACGTGAGGGACAAGATCGAGGGCTTCGAGCTGGGGGTGGAAGACTACATCACCAAGCCGTTCAACTTCTCGGAGGTGCTCGCGCGGATCAACTCGGTGCTCAGGCATCAGGACATGGCCCGTCAGCTCGTGCAGCGGGAGCGGAGGCTTGCCGTGCTGGAGTCGCTCAACAAGTCGCTCGCCTACTTTGCCCGCCACATGAGGGAGCCGCTCTCCGTGCTCATCGATGAGAGCAGAGAGGTGGATGCCTCCGACCCCAAGACGGTGGAGGCCTTCTTCGGAAAGGTGAGAGAGGTGGCCGAGAAGAGCCTCGCGGCCCTCAACGCTCTCGAGGAAGAGGTGGAAGAGCTTTCCCGGCAGGATTCTTCCCTCAAGGAAGGTGAGATCTCGCTCGATGATCTGGAAGAGCGCTATCAACGGCACTTCAAGGTGTGGAAAGAGCGGGAGATCGTATAG
- a CDS encoding YARHG domain-containing protein has translation MRKLLLPAVMLLSLAVGYTQEVRVELVGRFEEITVKGMEPAMESPSGFWVDEKRQRIIIDDEIDLKRFEIEWGGGKTHIFQRELKKRGWWMGGDVYPIGGYTFGVNRGSVQVLDAHYNVIVYFSSSVGEAFHGLLPVGPVFFLKGKDRFYCVFPWENGSAGSVDTDGRIYMGKEVIELLRELDPEKYEASVRRAEELGLKEAFEEGRALVWGRTYYDTPSRLHEYWGEWLFRSEADPIYADEQGNLSQLYLNFEEDAGSEFGVVGPDGEYLVREEHVAKVSEILGREYRAEGVMRPPYPGCGVYVGFGGNVYFYVAGYEYTEVFRIRRTWGEPSIYALAVNGYTDDWYGEYVDGVIEKMSDEELRLLRNCVFALYGYVFKDEGLREYFNKQVWYEPDPGVDPGRLELPPERRCLVERVLQEERKRGLRK, from the coding sequence ATGAGGAAGTTACTTTTGCCAGCAGTAATGCTCTTGAGTCTTGCGGTGGGGTATACGCAGGAAGTGAGGGTAGAGCTTGTTGGGCGCTTTGAGGAGATTACGGTAAAGGGGATGGAGCCTGCGATGGAGAGTCCCTCCGGTTTTTGGGTGGATGAGAAAAGACAGCGTATAATAATTGATGACGAGATTGATTTGAAACGGTTTGAGATTGAGTGGGGGGGAGGAAAAACGCACATCTTTCAGCGCGAATTGAAGAAGAGGGGCTGGTGGATGGGAGGAGATGTATATCCAATAGGTGGATATACATTTGGTGTGAATAGAGGGAGTGTGCAGGTACTAGATGCTCACTATAATGTAATAGTGTATTTTTCAAGCTCTGTTGGTGAAGCGTTTCATGGGCTGCTACCGGTTGGGCCTGTATTTTTTCTCAAGGGGAAGGATAGGTTCTATTGTGTGTTTCCATGGGAGAATGGGAGTGCAGGATCTGTGGATACGGATGGGCGGATCTATATGGGTAAGGAGGTTATTGAGCTGCTTAGGGAGCTTGATCCTGAGAAGTACGAGGCGAGTGTGAGGCGTGCTGAGGAGCTTGGGCTTAAGGAGGCCTTTGAGGAAGGGCGGGCGCTTGTATGGGGGAGGACGTACTATGACACGCCGAGTAGGCTGCACGAGTATTGGGGAGAGTGGTTGTTCAGGAGTGAGGCCGATCCAATATATGCGGATGAGCAGGGTAACCTCTCTCAACTCTACCTGAACTTTGAGGAAGATGCAGGTTCTGAGTTTGGGGTGGTGGGGCCGGATGGGGAGTATCTGGTGAGGGAAGAGCACGTGGCCAAGGTGTCTGAGATACTGGGGAGGGAATATAGAGCGGAGGGAGTGATGCGGCCGCCGTATCCTGGGTGTGGGGTGTATGTGGGGTTTGGAGGGAACGTGTACTTTTATGTGGCGGGGTATGAGTACACGGAGGTGTTTCGGATACGGCGGACGTGGGGGGAGCCGAGCATATATGCGCTTGCGGTGAACGGGTATACGGATGACTGGTATGGGGAATATGTGGATGGAGTGATTGAGAAGATGAGCGATGAGGAGCTGAGGCTGCTTAGGAACTGCGTGTTTGCGCTGTACGGGTATGTGTTCAAGGACGAGGGGCTCAGGGAGTATTTCAACAAGCAGGTGTGGTATGAGCCCGATCCCGGGGTGGATCCCGGGAGGCTGGAGCTTCCTCCCGAGCGGAGGTGTCTTGTGGAGCGGGTGCTGCAAGAGGAGCGGAAGAGGGGATTGAGGAAGTAG
- the groL gene encoding chaperonin GroEL (60 kDa chaperone family; promotes refolding of misfolded polypeptides especially under stressful conditions; forms two stacked rings of heptamers to form a barrel-shaped 14mer; ends can be capped by GroES; misfolded proteins enter the barrel where they are refolded when GroES binds) has product MAKQLKFDEEARRKLLSGVEKLANAVKVTLGPRGRNVLLDKKFGAPTVTKDGVSVAKEIELPDPFENMGAQLLKEVATKTNDVAGDGTTTATVLAYSIVKEGLKAVAAGANPMALKRGIDKTVDLVVEEIRKNAKEIKDRDEIAHVAAISANNDMEIGEEIANAMEKVGKDGVITVEESKTIETTTEFVEGMQFDRGYVSAYFVNNRETMTCVLNDPYILIHDKKISNMKDLLPILEKVAQQGKPILIIAEDVEGEALATLVVNTVRGTLQACAVKAPGFGDRRKAMLEDIAILTGGQVISEELGLKLENVELSQLGRAGSVKVTKDDTTIVSGAGDSKAIKDRIAQIKAQIEETTSDYDREKLQERLAKLAGGVAVINVGAATEVELKEKKHRVEDALSATRAAIEEGIVPGGGLTYIIATKALDQVDLSSWEEDEKIGFKIVKRALEEPMRQIAANAGLDGSIIVQRAREEKKGVGFDAAKMEWVDMMKAGIIDPAKVTRSALQNAASVAGLLLTTECAVTDIPEEEKKTPGTPDMGMDY; this is encoded by the coding sequence ATGGCAAAGCAACTGAAGTTCGATGAGGAAGCTCGAAGGAAGCTGCTCTCCGGAGTCGAGAAGCTGGCGAACGCGGTCAAGGTCACGCTTGGCCCTCGAGGACGCAACGTGCTTCTCGACAAGAAGTTCGGTGCTCCTACGGTGACCAAGGACGGTGTCTCGGTGGCCAAGGAGATCGAGCTGCCCGATCCGTTCGAGAACATGGGCGCGCAGCTCCTCAAGGAGGTCGCCACCAAGACCAACGACGTGGCCGGTGACGGCACCACCACTGCGACGGTTCTCGCCTACAGCATCGTGAAGGAAGGCCTCAAGGCCGTGGCCGCGGGTGCCAACCCCATGGCTCTCAAGCGCGGTATCGACAAGACCGTCGACCTCGTGGTGGAAGAGATCCGCAAGAACGCCAAGGAGATCAAGGACAGGGACGAGATCGCCCACGTGGCCGCCATCTCCGCCAACAACGACATGGAGATCGGTGAAGAGATCGCCAACGCCATGGAGAAAGTGGGCAAGGACGGCGTGATCACGGTGGAGGAGTCCAAGACCATCGAGACCACCACCGAGTTCGTCGAGGGTATGCAGTTCGACCGCGGGTACGTCTCCGCCTACTTCGTGAACAACCGTGAGACCATGACCTGCGTGCTCAACGACCCCTACATCCTCATCCACGACAAGAAGATATCCAACATGAAGGACCTGCTCCCCATCCTCGAGAAGGTGGCGCAGCAGGGTAAGCCCATCCTCATCATCGCCGAGGATGTGGAGGGTGAGGCCCTCGCGACCCTGGTGGTGAACACCGTGCGCGGTACGCTCCAGGCCTGCGCCGTGAAGGCCCCGGGCTTCGGCGACAGGCGGAAGGCCATGCTCGAGGATATCGCCATCCTCACCGGCGGTCAGGTGATCTCCGAGGAGCTCGGCCTCAAGCTCGAGAACGTGGAGCTCTCCCAGCTCGGCAGGGCCGGGAGTGTGAAGGTGACCAAGGACGATACCACCATCGTGAGTGGCGCGGGTGACTCCAAGGCCATCAAGGACAGGATCGCCCAGATCAAGGCCCAGATCGAGGAGACCACCTCCGACTACGACAGGGAGAAGCTCCAGGAGCGGCTCGCCAAGCTCGCCGGCGGTGTGGCGGTGATCAACGTGGGTGCGGCCACCGAGGTGGAGCTCAAGGAGAAGAAGCACCGGGTGGAGGACGCCCTCTCGGCCACCAGGGCGGCCATAGAGGAAGGTATCGTTCCCGGCGGTGGGCTCACCTACATAATCGCGACCAAGGCGCTCGATCAGGTCGACCTCTCCTCCTGGGAGGAGGACGAGAAGATCGGCTTCAAGATCGTCAAGCGGGCGCTCGAGGAGCCCATGCGGCAGATCGCAGCCAACGCAGGGCTCGATGGGTCCATCATCGTCCAGCGGGCCCGCGAGGAGAAGAAGGGTGTGGGCTTCGACGCCGCCAAGATGGAGTGGGTGGACATGATGAAGGCAGGGATCATCGATCCCGCCAAGGTGACCCGCTCCGCCCTCCAGAACGCCGCCTCCGTGGCCGGGCTCCTGCTCACCACCGAGTGTGCCGTCACCGACATCCCGGAGGAGGAGAAGAAGACCCCCGGTACGCCGGATATGGGTATGGACTACTAA
- a CDS encoding biotin--[acetyl-CoA-carboxylase] ligase has product MLPIERTSPFHGSPIFHKDETTSTMVDAKNLYLQSLPSGTVVWADHQVSGRGRVPGRRWVSEPGENLLFTFFLRKEEAPEPFTSLPVRVGFGVARYLEDVWDLPARVKWPNDVLVRGRKICGILCEVKYEAVFVGIGLNVNQRSFPGELSRRATSIRRERHRRADLEEVLLGVLSEVKAALGDEEWREGVERRLWRRGEEVVFLEGDPDRGVRVCGVVEGVGGAGELLLRTDEGMKACVSGEVEWG; this is encoded by the coding sequence ATGCTGCCCATAGAGAGAACCAGCCCGTTCCATGGATCCCCCATCTTTCACAAGGACGAGACCACCTCCACCATGGTGGATGCCAAGAACCTCTACCTCCAGAGCCTGCCCTCCGGTACGGTGGTGTGGGCCGATCACCAGGTGTCGGGGAGGGGGAGGGTTCCCGGAAGACGGTGGGTCTCGGAACCGGGTGAGAACCTCCTCTTCACCTTCTTCCTCCGCAAGGAAGAAGCGCCCGAGCCCTTCACCTCGCTGCCGGTGCGGGTGGGATTCGGTGTGGCCCGGTACCTGGAGGATGTCTGGGATCTCCCCGCCCGGGTGAAGTGGCCCAACGACGTGCTCGTGAGGGGCAGGAAGATCTGCGGCATCCTCTGCGAGGTCAAGTACGAGGCGGTGTTCGTGGGTATCGGTCTCAATGTGAACCAGCGTTCGTTCCCCGGAGAGCTCTCGCGGCGGGCCACGTCGATCCGCAGGGAGCGGCACCGTCGGGCCGACCTCGAGGAGGTACTGCTGGGGGTGCTGAGCGAGGTGAAGGCGGCCTTGGGGGATGAGGAGTGGCGTGAGGGTGTGGAGCGTCGGCTCTGGAGGCGGGGTGAGGAGGTGGTCTTCCTGGAGGGGGATCCGGATCGGGGGGTGAGGGTCTGCGGGGTGGTGGAGGGGGTGGGCGGGGCGGGAGAGCTCCTGCTCCGCACGGATGAGGGGATGAAGGCGTGCGTGAGCGGTGAGGTGGAGTGGGGCTAG
- the zwf gene encoding glucose-6-phosphate dehydrogenase codes for MSRSSPLELGLSVKKEAPPCTLVIFGITGNLARIKLVPALYALYVKGFLPETRIVGFARRPWDDATLKRTMEEALKGQTLYREDRAASFLTTMTYHQATFDDPEGYRTLASRLLPGGEVIFYLATPPQNYPEIIEGLGEAGLSSFEGKPVRLVIEKPFGRDLESAGELNRLIRRWFGEEQIFRIDHYLGKETVQNLLSFRFGNGIFEPVLNNRYVDHIQITVAEKIGVEGRANYYEQAGALRDMVQNHLLQILALTMMEPPLRFEAEAIRDEKVKVLRALAPPQPREVVRAQYTAGVLDGAFVPGYREEPGVDPSSTTETFVALRTEVRTWRWTGVPVYLRTGKRLARKVSEVSIHFRRVPHTFFWEAPLEPGENVLVVRIQPDEGMSLRVNVKRPGYRMDLRPAWLEFDYERSFAEDLPEAYERLLLDALIGDAVLYTRADEVEASWSFVDEVRRGWEEAGVPIHEYAPGSAGPREARYLLSREGRRWRIL; via the coding sequence ATGAGTCGCTCATCCCCCCTCGAGCTGGGGCTCTCGGTGAAGAAGGAGGCCCCGCCGTGTACCCTGGTGATCTTCGGGATCACCGGCAACCTGGCCCGGATCAAGCTCGTACCCGCCCTCTACGCCCTCTACGTGAAGGGATTCCTCCCCGAGACACGGATCGTGGGGTTCGCGAGAAGGCCGTGGGACGATGCAACGCTCAAGCGCACCATGGAGGAGGCCCTCAAGGGCCAGACCCTCTACCGCGAGGACAGGGCCGCCTCGTTCCTCACGACCATGACCTACCACCAGGCCACGTTCGACGATCCCGAAGGGTACCGCACCCTCGCCTCGCGTCTCCTGCCCGGGGGAGAGGTGATCTTCTACCTGGCCACGCCTCCCCAGAACTACCCCGAGATCATCGAGGGGCTCGGTGAGGCAGGGCTCTCCTCGTTCGAAGGGAAGCCGGTACGCCTGGTGATAGAAAAACCCTTCGGGAGGGACCTCGAGTCGGCCGGAGAACTCAACCGGCTCATCCGGAGGTGGTTCGGCGAGGAGCAGATCTTCCGCATCGACCACTACCTGGGCAAGGAGACGGTGCAGAACCTGCTCTCCTTCAGGTTCGGCAACGGCATCTTCGAACCGGTGCTCAACAACCGGTACGTGGATCACATCCAGATCACGGTGGCCGAGAAGATAGGGGTGGAGGGCAGGGCCAACTACTACGAGCAGGCGGGCGCCCTGCGCGACATGGTGCAGAACCACCTCCTGCAGATCCTCGCCCTCACCATGATGGAGCCGCCGCTCAGGTTCGAGGCCGAGGCCATACGGGACGAGAAGGTGAAGGTGCTGCGCGCCCTCGCCCCGCCGCAGCCGCGGGAGGTGGTGCGGGCCCAGTACACGGCCGGCGTGCTGGACGGGGCCTTCGTGCCCGGCTACCGGGAGGAGCCGGGGGTGGATCCCTCATCCACCACGGAGACCTTCGTGGCCCTCAGGACCGAGGTGCGCACCTGGCGGTGGACGGGTGTGCCGGTGTACCTGCGGACGGGCAAGCGGCTCGCGAGGAAGGTCTCGGAGGTCTCGATCCACTTCAGGCGGGTGCCGCACACCTTCTTCTGGGAGGCGCCGCTCGAACCCGGGGAGAACGTGCTCGTGGTACGGATCCAGCCGGACGAGGGAATGAGTCTCAGGGTGAACGTGAAGCGCCCGGGTTACCGTATGGACCTGAGGCCGGCGTGGCTCGAGTTCGACTACGAGCGGTCGTTCGCCGAGGACCTGCCCGAGGCCTACGAGCGGCTCCTGCTCGATGCCCTCATAGGGGATGCGGTGCTCTACACCAGGGCGGACGAGGTGGAGGCCTCGTGGTCCTTCGTGGACGAGGTGCGACGAGGCTGGGAGGAGGCCGGTGTTCCGATCCACGAGTACGCCCCGGGAAGCGCGGGTCCCCGCGAGGCGCGATACCTGCTTTCACGAGAGGGTCGACGATGGCGGATTCTGTGA